The Vibrio diazotrophicus DNA window CCGTTTTTTAACGTATTGGTTAGATAGTGGGAGACTAATCCAGCTACCTGCTGACGCTGCTGTTCTTCGTTAGGTTGGTCCAAGGCGATAAGCGCTCGCTTAACGCCAAAGCGTTCAATTAAACGTTGCTCTATCTTGGCACTGAATACTGGGTGGTATTTCACCGTGATTTCAACAATACCTTCATCTCGTGCTTGTTTGAGCAAACGACCGACTTTGGCGCGAGAGAGTGCGAACTTCTTAGAAATCTCTTCCTGAGTTGCTCCATCTTGGTAGTAAGCAACTGAAACTTCAGTCAATAAGTCTGTATTTTCTAGAGAAATTTCTGGGGTTGGATTGTTCATCATCGACTCTTATCTGTGAAATTGTGCTCATTATATTTAAAACTGAGCATCCGCTCATTGACCTAGCATATGTTACACCCATGCAAGCGTGCAACATTTGCTCAGCAAGATTACATATTCTCACTCATTTTTTGAGAGATTGAGCATACTAAGAACGTATAACAAGGCCTACGCAATCGTTTCGTCTTATTCACCCTTTGAACACAAGTAAATTAATGTTGATTTAGGTCACTAGAAATGAGAAATCACAATTGACATTCACCGCAGATCAGATAAATATGGACACATCATTTACTCACAGATTGAACATATGTTCATTGCAAATGTTCGAGCTGTGAAAAACATTATGTTTATGTGAATTGAACAGTGTTGTTGAACTTATATGTAGCGTTAAAGTAGCTACAATGTTTTCTAACCTGTTTGCAATGCCAAGCCACTATTTTTGTCGTACTAAGTGACACTTTTGTCTTGTTACATGACATTGTCTTGCTCTGTGACTGGCATATTAAACGGCAGGCAAAGCCCAACGAGAAACGAGAAATAGGACGATCGAAATGAGCAATAAATTAGAGCAACTTCGTAAACTGACTACCGTTGTAGCAGACACCGGTGAAATTGAAGCAATCAAAAAATACCAACCAGAAGACGCAACAACAAACCCTTCTCTAATTCTTAAAGCTGCTCAAATTGCAGAGTACGCGCCACTTATCGATCAAGCTATCGAATACGCGAAAACGCAAAGCAATGACAAGGCTCAACAAGTTCAAGATACTTGTGACATGCTTGCAGTTAACATCGGTAAAGAAATCCTAAAAACGATCCCAGGTCGTATCTCTACAGAAGTAGATGCTCGTCTTTCTTACGACACTGAAGGCAGCATTGCTAAAGCTCGTCAACTTATCAAAATGTACAACGATGCTGGCATCTCTAACGATCGTATCCTTATTAAACTGGCTTCTACTTGGGAAGGTATCCGTGCTGCAGAAGTTCTAGAGAAAGAAGGCATCAACTGTAACCTGACTCTTCTATTCTCATTTGCTCAAGCTCGTGCGTGTGCGGAAGCTGGCGTATACCTAATTTCTCCATTCGTTGGCCGTATCATGGACTGGTACAAAGCAAAAGAAGGTCGCGACTTCGCAGCTCAAGAAGATCCAGGTGTTCTTTCTGTTTCTACCATTTACAACTACTACAAAGAGCACGGCTACAAAACTGTTGTTATGGGCGCAAGCTTCCGTAACATCGGTGAGATCCTAGAGCTAGCTGGCTGTGACCGTCTAACAATTGCTCCTTCACTTCTTGCTGAACTAGAAGCAGCGGAAGGTGAAGTTGTAGCGAAACTTGTTGACTCTAAAGGCAACAAAGCACGTCCAGCAGCGATGACTCACGCTGAATTCCTATGGGACCACAACCAAGATCCAATGGCAGTAGAGAAACTTGCAGAAGGTATCCGCAACTTCGCTATCGACCAAGGCAAACTTGAAGCGATGATCGAAGCTAAGCTTTAATTCAAATTTAAGAAGCGAGTGAAAACTCGCTTCGCTTTTTATACTTGTTTCAAATTGAGCAGAGTTTAAAATTCTGCTCTCAATATTATTCAAACTTAACTGAGTGACGACTATGAATCGCAAACAATTGGCTAACGCAATCCGTGCCCTAAGCATGGACGGTGTTCAAAAAGCTAACTCTGGCCACCCAGGTGCCCCAATGGGTATGGCGGATATCGCTGAAGTACTTTGGCGTTCGCACCTAAACCACAACCCACAAAACCCAAACTGGGCTGACCGCGACCGTTTCATCCTTTCTAACGGTCATGGCTCGATGCTGATTTACTCACTGCTTCACCTGACTGGTTACGAGCTTTCAATCGACGACCTTAAAAACTTCCGTCAGCTTCACTCTAAAACTCCGGGTCACCCTGAATACGGCTATGCACCAGGTGTTGAAACGACCACAGGCCCTCTAGGTCAAGGTATCACTAACGCTGTAGGTATGGCGCTGGCTGAGAAAGCGCTTGCTGCTCAGTTCAACAAAGAAGGCCATGAGATTGTTGACCACTACACGTACGCGTTCATGGGCGACGGTTGTATGATGGAAGGTATCTCGCACGAGGCATGTTCTCTTGCAGGTACTTTAGGTCTGGGCAAACTGATTGCATTCTGGGATGACAACGGTATTTCTATCGATGGCCACGTAGAAGGTTGGTTCGCTGACGATACGCCAAAACGTTTTGAAGCGTACGGCTGGCACGTTATCCCTGCGGTTGATGGTCACGATGCTGACGCAATCAACGCCGCGATTGAAGCAGCGAAAGCAGAAACAGGTCGTCCTACTCTAATTTGTACTAAAACCATCATCGGTTTTGGTTCGCCAAACAAAGCCGGCTCTCACGACTGTCACGGTGCTCCACTAGGCGCTGATGAAATTCAAGCGGCACGTGAATTCCTAGGTTGGGAATACGCACCATTTGAAATCCCAGCAGATATCTACGCGAACTGGGATGCAAAAGAAGCGGGCGCAGCAAAAGAAGCGGCATGGGAACAAAAATTCTCAGCATACGCAGCAGCGTACCCAGAGCTAGCAGCAGAATTCAAACGTCGTGTGAACGGCGAACTTCCAGCTGAGTGGGAAGAGAAAGCAAACGCTGTGATTGCTGAGCTTCAAGCTAACCCAGCCAACATTGCATCACGTAAAGCATCGCAAAACGCACTAGAAGCGTTTGGTAAAATGCTACCTGAATTCATGGGCGGCTCGGCTGACCTTGCACCTTCTAACCTCACCATGTGGTCTGGCTCTAAGTCAATCACACCAGAAGATGCTTCAGGCAACTACATCCATTACGGTGTTCGTGAATTCGGTATGACGGCTATCATGAACGGTATCGCGCTACACGGTGGTTTCGTTCCTTACGGCGCAACCTTCCTGATGTTCATGGAATACGCACGTAACGCACTGCGCATGGCGGCACTGATGAAAGTGCAAAACATCCAAGTGTACACGCACGACTCTATCGGTCTTGGCGAAGATGGTCCAACTCACCAACCTGTTGAGCAAACCGCTTCTCTGCGTCTGACGCCAAACATGAGCACATGGCGTCCATGTGACCAAGTCGAATCAGCAGTCGCTTGGAAACTGGCTATCGAGCGTAAAGATGCGCCTACTGCGCTTATCTTCTCTCGTCAAAACCTAGCACAGCAAGCACGTTCAGCAGAGCAAGTGGCTGACATCGCTAAGGGTGGTTATATCCTGAAAGATTGTGCAGGCAAACCTGAGCTAATCCTGATTGCAACAGGCTCTGAAGTTGAATTGGCTGTTAAAGCAGCTGAGCAACTAACCGCTGAAGGCAAACAAGTACGCGTAGTTTCAATGCCATCAACAGATGCATTCGACAAGCAAGACGCGGCTTACCGTGAAGCTGTACTTCCATCAGACGTAACTGCACGTATCGCTATCGAAGCAGGTATCGCGGATTACTGGTACAAGTACGTTGGCCTAAACGGCAAAATCATCGGTATGACCACATTCGGTGAATCTGCACCAGCGGGTGAGCTATTTAAGATGTTCGGCTTTACGGTTGAAAACGTACTTGAGAAAGCTAACGAATTATTGGCTTAATCAGGTTCACTAAATAGTAAAAATCCCTGCTACGATGCGGGGATTTTTTATGCCTGTAATACACAAAGAAATTGAGTTACTAATTTATCTTAACAAAGATACAATATGATATACATCACAGTTAAACCTAACCTGTTCACCTAACAATAAAAAAATAAGACCGAACAAAAATCACACTTCCATGCCGGTCAATACCCAAAACAGGCCAAACTTCACATCAAAGCAAATAAATTAAAAATATTAAAACAAAACACACCTCACAAATAGGCTATTGACTTGTAATAAAAACAAATTTTGTAAAAACATTTCGTTAAATACTTGTGACAGAAAGTGGTAAAAATCTATTTGACACTGATATTAATGCTACATAGTTCACAAATCGCTTACTATTTCCAAACTGTACTTCCCTGTTGATAATGAGTCTATCAACAACGCATCACACGGGAAGCAAACATGCTGTATG harbors:
- the tal gene encoding transaldolase; the encoded protein is MSNKLEQLRKLTTVVADTGEIEAIKKYQPEDATTNPSLILKAAQIAEYAPLIDQAIEYAKTQSNDKAQQVQDTCDMLAVNIGKEILKTIPGRISTEVDARLSYDTEGSIAKARQLIKMYNDAGISNDRILIKLASTWEGIRAAEVLEKEGINCNLTLLFSFAQARACAEAGVYLISPFVGRIMDWYKAKEGRDFAAQEDPGVLSVSTIYNYYKEHGYKTVVMGASFRNIGEILELAGCDRLTIAPSLLAELEAAEGEVVAKLVDSKGNKARPAAMTHAEFLWDHNQDPMAVEKLAEGIRNFAIDQGKLEAMIEAKL
- the tkt gene encoding transketolase, with product MNRKQLANAIRALSMDGVQKANSGHPGAPMGMADIAEVLWRSHLNHNPQNPNWADRDRFILSNGHGSMLIYSLLHLTGYELSIDDLKNFRQLHSKTPGHPEYGYAPGVETTTGPLGQGITNAVGMALAEKALAAQFNKEGHEIVDHYTYAFMGDGCMMEGISHEACSLAGTLGLGKLIAFWDDNGISIDGHVEGWFADDTPKRFEAYGWHVIPAVDGHDADAINAAIEAAKAETGRPTLICTKTIIGFGSPNKAGSHDCHGAPLGADEIQAAREFLGWEYAPFEIPADIYANWDAKEAGAAKEAAWEQKFSAYAAAYPELAAEFKRRVNGELPAEWEEKANAVIAELQANPANIASRKASQNALEAFGKMLPEFMGGSADLAPSNLTMWSGSKSITPEDASGNYIHYGVREFGMTAIMNGIALHGGFVPYGATFLMFMEYARNALRMAALMKVQNIQVYTHDSIGLGEDGPTHQPVEQTASLRLTPNMSTWRPCDQVESAVAWKLAIERKDAPTALIFSRQNLAQQARSAEQVADIAKGGYILKDCAGKPELILIATGSEVELAVKAAEQLTAEGKQVRVVSMPSTDAFDKQDAAYREAVLPSDVTARIAIEAGIADYWYKYVGLNGKIIGMTTFGESAPAGELFKMFGFTVENVLEKANELLA